Within Fusarium fujikuroi IMI 58289 draft genome, chromosome FFUJ_chr08, the genomic segment TGTATACCGTGTGTCAAGATCCATGTATCGTCTGGGTAAACTGCCAAAGGACTCGTCCAGGGAATTGAATATTGCTTCTTGACCCGCTTTCCCGACCTTGGATACAGGATTTCTTGGACCCCGGTGTTAGAAGTAGCCAGGACTTTCCAATCTTCTGGATAAAAGAATTGGGTGACCTTCCCATATTTCTCGAATGGCAGGATAACATGCTGTTTTGTTTGAGGATCCTTGATCGAACCCCAGATTTTCAGCCCCGTTTCCCCGTCAATGTTGACACCAGACAACGAATCCGCTTCCCAAATGCCGAGCTTGCCATACGTGTCTGTCATTGCCACTAGTTTATCATCGGGCGTGAAGCTTACCCGCATAGGGTCCGAAGCCCCACTGGAAAGAAGGATGTCTGTGCAGATATCTGTCGCCGTATCCCAGATATGCGTCTCTCCGGGTGATCCCGATACTAGCATACTGCCAGTGGGAGAGAATAGAAGGCTATGCATCCTGTCAGGATAAGAACGTTGCAGGGATGTTCGAGATGAATAATCACATGTCCGAGACAATGATCGCTGTTTCTGCCTGACTTGGTCCGAAACAACATCAGACAAATCCCAAAACTTAACAGTTTCATCCCAGCTTACAGATGCCAACTGGTTTTTACGTATTGACAGGTACGTGATTGCTTCGGAGTGTCCCTTCAGTTCCTTGACACAGCATCCTGTCTCATCCCAGACCATGATGGAACTTCCATACGAGCCTGAGATTAGCATAAGGCTATTTTCTGAGAATGTGAGACATGACACATCAACACTATTCAAGTCGTGTTTATGGACCCAGCCCAGCGTACCATCCAAGTGCCAGAGTCGGATAGTGGATCGtgacgctgctgctgcaatcCGATGCCCGTCCAATGAGCAGGCCACTGACCCAATGTCTTTAACGTCCCAATCGAAATGTTGCTTGCAGTCACCTGTGTATAAGTCCCAGATCTCAACCCTCGTGGTAGCTGGGGAGATCCCGACAATCTGAGTTGCGTTCAATAAGGCTATTTTGCTGGATGACTTGACAATCCGGTTGAGACTAGATATAGGTTCTTCGGTCTTCCAATTCATGACCACAACGTCTCCTCCAATTACAATGGTAATATTGTTTGTTTCTGGCAAGAAGAAACATTGAGTTGCCCGAGGCTGCCAATTCATGAATCCCCAACTTGCAATGGTAGtgttgtttctttttgaTGAAAAGAAACGTTGGGGTGTAGCAGGCTGCTGCAGTTCCCGTATCAACCTGAACGTAGTTGCACAAAAGATAATGATGCTTTCACGGTTCATAACGCATAGATATAGCCCATCTGGAGAATATACTGGCTGTTTCCAATACCTGCTGCTCTTCTCTTGGTGAACCAAATTACCCGAGACTGTTTCATAGACATCGAACCCTTCACGAGTTGAAATAGCTAAGTAGGAGCCATCAGGAGAGTGGTTGGCGTGATGTGCATCGTGGTTGATATAAATTGATTGTATGTGATGATCCCAATGGTTTTCCATCTCTGGCTTGACAATGATCCACTCAGGTATCTGGGAGGAGAACTTTTGACGAACAACACTGCTCTGAGGGCTAAATATAAGCGCAGCACAATAAACCTGGAGTGGAGAGATTTCAATAGCACGTTTGTGACTCCGAACAAATCGGTGAGCGTCATTAATGAAATCGATGAGCTCCTGCATTTTAATGCCGGTCTATATATGAATTAATTTCTTCTGTACATACCGGGAAGAGCAATGCTTACAAATGTGGTTTTCAGGAAGACTATACTTGAAATAGCTGTAGACAATTCTTTCATGAGACTTAGTGCTTCTAACCAATTTGTAAATTTCGACTGAAAGAATTCGAGCACTCTTCTGAGGCCTAAAAGGCCAGGGTCCTTCAGGGACTCTGACTTGCAAAAGTGCTGCGCCCAATGGACGCATGAGTATTTGATAGCACATAGTGGGTCGGGACTTGGGACTTCAACTGGATTGAGAGTTCCGGGCGAACCAAGTTTGTAGATATCCTGTCTAAGGGTATTCTCCATGGCCTCAAGCGATCGAGAGAAGATGTTCGCATGCTTGTGGTTTGTTCCGTGAGGAAAGAGAACTTCGTGACCTTGATCGAGGAGAAACTCCTTGGCTGATTGATGCACAAAGAAGATCTCTTCATTTTGGAGTGTCAAGAAGGAGCCGCAACATGCGATAGCGTCTTTGACATCGTCTTGGTCGTAGTTATCCATAGAATCGATGAGTGTCGGTATCTCGTACGATTTTAGAGGGCGATAAACGACACAAACCAAGGCCAGTATCTTTTTCAGTCGATCAGCTTCGGATGAATCTGCAATTCGATCCATCATTGCCTGGTAAAGGGCTGTAAGGCTCGTCGGGAACTTAACtagctcctcctcaaccaaACGCTTGCTGATCCCTGAGTCGTCAAGCCTTTCGCAGACCAAGGCTACCCAAAGAAATGTATCATCGGCATGAGACTGCATGTAATGGAAGACTTTCTCTTTTAGGTCCAGGTCGttcttccacttcctctTTGCGAGATCATCAACCTTCTGGCTGATAAATGACTTGACAGCCTGAGAAACCGATTCTCGCTCCTGTTCAAGGTCAAGCGAGATCAATCCTGTTGCATCTACAAGCTCCTGACAAATCTCAGGCCAGTCGCGACTCGAGACGATCCACTTAGTGCTACAGGACTTAGATAGACCCGCGATGAGATTTGTGAGCTTCGGTCTGTTGATAGTGCACTCGTCTAGAGCATCCACAAGCAAAACTGTACCACGCAGACTTGGATCTTGAAGCATGTTGCTTAGAATGTCGCTGAGAAGTTCACTGCTAttgatgctgttgaagagcttgtcTTTTTGTTTGTCATAACTTGGACGAATCTCAGACATTAGAGATGGCTGATACTCGAGAAGGACATAGATCAACCCTCTCATGACAGCAATATCACTGGAcaagtcttcttctttgacgtTTGCTTGACACAGGAAGAACGACACGGGCCTGAGACCCTTTCGCAGTTCATCAATTATGCCGCAAAGCAGCATCGTTTTGCCCTTTCCGGGTGGTCCGTTGATCCACAGAACCCGACTTGATGGATCATCCATGAATGTCTGGTAGGCATCGCTCTTCAATATCCATTCATATGATTCCCTGAGTGGATCACCCTTCTGTTTTTGGATCCTTCTCTTGTCCTTACGTGGGTCCGTGATCAACAGGGAGGCGATGCAGTCGTTGTCTTTATCGTCTTGCCGTCTTTTTTCGTTCAATCGGGCCTCCTCTCTCAGAAATTTGCAGATACTCTTCAGCGACTCTGCTTGCTCCACTGCAGAAATTTCgatcatcttcagcttcaaccgGATATCCTGGTTGTCGTACTGCTCTATGTCCTTGCAAATCAGACGTTCTGCATCTTTGATAGTGTTGAGCTCCCCAGCCCAATCGTCAAGCTTGACTGCATCTCGTAGAATAACAACTGCCCAGTTCCTGTAGTAGAGACAAGCGCTTCGCATCTGAAACATTAGAAGCTTCGTGTAGAAGTCAGTGATTTGAGTTTCCAGATTGGCTCTCAACGCGGCAGATGAACCGCTCGAGTTATCCTGGAGGACCAACTCAGCCAAGTTCCAGTACCACTCCATTCGTGACACGACATAAGCAATGCCTTCTCGATTCAGGCCCGGTTCTTTCATGGGATTTGAAAGGATCTGAGGCCTTGTTAGAGATTCTCCTGGAAGTGATAGTAAGCCATGCATCCAACATACCTCTAAGCCAAGGCTGACACCCGCCCATGCAATTCCAGCTTCAGTGGAGTATTTTACCGCCTTGTCTACTACACCTTTGAGCTTATCGACGGTTTCAATAACAGTTGATATGTTCTCTTTGAGTTGAGCCTGTCGCTTAGACTTCTCAAGCCCAGAATAGACCAATCTCCACATCTGTCGTGATTCGAGGCTTTTGCAGTGCTGCAGGCTCTGAAGCTCCTCCGGAGCCGTTGTATCTACCCACTCATGCTGCACCTGGTCCAAGATCTCTTCGTACTTTTTGACGGTATCGGGTTCTTTCTCCTCGAGAATGTTGTAGGCTTTGCTCCACAGTCGGTCAGGTACACTGAGGATAGTGCTTTCTGATTCCTCTGGAGGCGGAGAAACAGTTTCTGGCTCGGCAGACGCAGCGGACGGGGATAAGGTAACCTGAGAGCCCACTATCGGCACTGTCAAAGAAGATCCGCTGGCTTGATGGCCTGATGGAGTCGTGATCTGGCTAGTTGAAGCTGGCTCGGGTACAGATTTTGGCTGAGGCGAGTGTTCATTGGTCGAGTTTGAGGACCGCAGTTTCTTCTTGAACCTAGAAAAGCGCTTCATGGTAGCAAGCTAATAGTTCGATGTCTGATTGCAGGTTAGTGAGGGATTAGATTGAAGTAAATCAACGATGGTAAACTTGAGTGCGGGGAAAGTTGAAATCACTCGAGCGGGGAGAAGTCCGCGCTGCAGTTGGCAGGCAAAAGAGTGCTTGGCAGCTGAAACCTGCATATGAGGCCTTCCACTCATCGGTCGTGCGATTGGCAGTCGAACTGGTCTACCCGCAGCAAGATCGGCACTAATATACCCGGTCCTCAGGGGCAAAAAACATCGAACCTTAATGTAGGGCGTCAAAACCAACTTAacaaaagtcatcctaagcttaggctatattaccttaatcttttttatcattcaggatcgaggtcctgtgttttctttccttccttAGCCGGTCTCCGCAAGTGGCAATGACCTATGTGTTGCTGGGTGAAAACCATATGATCGCAACGAGAGAAATAGCTGGGATTTGGATCAGATGAGACTCAGGATTGATCTTTGATTAGTGAAATCATGAATTAAATTGTTTGATGGAATCACAATATGTCTGCGATAAGGCAGATATTTATCTCCTACAACAAGGAAATACCTCTCTCTCCACTGGCCTGAAACTCTTCACCTGCAGCTATCCCAAAGAGGCGACCGACGCCAACTCTTTCAAATCCATTCGTAACTACCGAGCATGGACAAACAAATAAAACATTAAAGATACTCTCACCACCCCAAATCTTACTAAACAACCCCGAGCCTCGCGGAACCGTGAGGACCGAGATATAGAGAGCGAATATTATTGGGTTCCTAGCAAAGGCGTCAACGAGTTGAAGATCAGGATCTTCCAGAGAACCGCATCCTGCGATAGTACCTTTCTCACTGGTTAGAGCTACAGCTCATGGTTGTCTGGTAGACGGCAGTTCTTCTGTTGGGTATCGACTAGCTCTTAGAACAAGATCTCTGGACTTTTCTTCCAGGACCGAACCAAATGAAACGGTCAAAAGACGACAACGAATATTTAGAGTATTCATAGAAGCCTCCAGTGCAAACGAAGGAGTCGCTATAGCCTGGAGAGCAGTACCGGATGGTGTGCTAGTGGGTGACGTGCTATTTCCGCCAGTTTTAGCAGATGATGTAGCACGACCACCTGGAGTAGATGAAACAGAAAGAGCGCTGAAGGAGTCTGTCGCATCACCCGTCCTGATCCAAGAGACTGACGTATTTACCGAGGCCCATGACCAAGAGGGGAACTCGATATAGCGGGAATGTATACCCGCTGTATCTTGTTTCCAGAGTAAGTCAGTTCCTAAACACCACGGCCTGAGCCTACAGACCAGCTTAGTAGACGACTCTTGAGTAGTGAATTCTTGTGCAACACCACTGAGGGCCACAAGACGATGATAGTTCCGCAGGTATGTACTTGATCGCGGCGTCTCGGGGTTACTCCAGCGGTGACTGAGAGATACGTACTCGCCCAACCTACCTCCAGTCTCTTCTAAGCTGTAGTTAAGTCTATTGGGTAGGGACGTTGATTTATCGACACGAATACATCTTGTTGGCAGTGGAGCGCGACCTCTTTCACGGTTCGAGTCATGGACAAGCTCTTTGCACATTCTTGGTGACTGTCGCAGGAATCAAGCCATTGCCGTATCCAATTGCATGATGACCTAGACGAAGGGTCTCTATCAACTGGGGAAAGCCCGATTATATCTCCACTAGTTGCTGCTGGACTGCCTATGGTTGGATAAGTGACTACTCTTGCCGTCCAGCATCGTTCCACGGGGCCATGCTTACCTTGATCAGCGTGCAGATTGAACAAATTGTGGCCGTCGCCtctagaatataaagaaggctTTGGGTCTTTCAAAAGCTTAACGGGCAGTATGTAAATTCCAAGTCCACAGTCGCCCTCCAAGCGGCTATTGCTGGGTAAATCAGCAGGGCTTGCTGAGGTCCAGTGAAGCCATTCGAATCCACGCTTCAACAAACTATTCTCACGAAAGATACTCTTGTTATTTCCTCCAATGAGAAATTGGCAAAAGTGACAGCCTTTCTGACTCCCTTCTCTGACGAGTGCCGTTTTGGCCGTCATCCAAGGGCTTCCAGGCCTGGCAAATGCCTGAATGTCGAATCCTTGACACGATGGGCAAAGAGTAGCGGAAGCTGCCATGGTGGTCTTAGAAAAGGATGATAGAGTTTAagaataataaattattCACAAGGGAATAGCAGGCGTGGAATGATGACATTGTGCTACAGTGCCTGAGGCATGAGTGCGTGCGGCTGAAATGAAAGTGCAAATGTCATCAATGGCTTACGGGGCATTTTTCTCCTCGTGCTGTCAGCATTTGAAAAGGATGGAAAGACTGCAAAAGaccaaaaaagaagaaacatcaCGCGTACAAAAGTATGGCCCAGGACAAGTTTCAGCTTAATGTCCACCCTTGGCGCGAGGTACCACTGATGCGCGCTACCGGTTACCCTCTGTTCATCATAAGCATGTTACGATTCACCTCTGCTATTATCGCTACTGGCAGAAGACGTGCTAAGTACAATTATACATTCCAAGACAGAGACTCAAAGGGCTCGGGGATCTTCGCATATCCTCAGCCTGTATCCGACGAGCGCTATGTTGACTACGGCCTCGCTAGGTTTGACAGGCAAGCACACACTGTCGAATCTCTAATCTACGTCTATCTCATTCTTAGCTTGGTCGATTGATTTCCGTCTTGGATCTTAGCAAGATACAGACACAATCCCGTCTGGGCTAATGGATGGACGTCGAGATTTATTATACTAGCTCATGCACTCGTGCCTGCTGTACATTTAGCAATCGCTATCACTTGCCAAGTCCTATTCGCGGCGCTAGTACACAACTAGCTCAGTTTACCACGAATTCAAGACTTGCTTGAAAGGTGGGAGGAGCTGGACAGACAACCATGGGAATCGAGCACGCCCCTCCCGACCTTCCACGGCcccctgctcctcctctACGAGGTGGCTACATTAGTAAGAATCCAAGAGAACAAGAGATAGACCACGTTGTCACATGCGTGTTGGCGTTTGTCGTCCTCTCAGCCATAGATGCCTTCATCCGCTGGGCCAAGCTCCTCATCCTACGAGTTTTCCCAGCATCGTGAAGATTTCCGGACACTATCACTGTTTGCCATCGACCCGTTCCTTCTGAGGGGCTACAATACCTTGGATAAGATCGCAAAGAATGGGATGGGCCGGTAGCCGCCATGTTCAAAAAGCAGCAGAGCCGGAGATTGAGCTTTTTTGGGCGCCATAATACCCAGTCAGTTGTCCAATCTTCAGGAAATGCAAATACTACTCCAATTACTCCCGCAAGGCACGGCCAATTGAATTCTCTGGGCAACGTGCCTTTTGCTCCCATTTTCCTTCGCGATTGCCTTCGGATCCTAAGGGAATACCAGAAACTCTTTCTCCATTTCTTTGTCGGCTATATGCAATGGGAAATAGTACTTGGCTTCTCCACGATTGGACTTGTTCTCAATACGATCTACGCGGTACTTCTGCAGAGATCCAATCGTGTGTGCAATAGGTTAGTACTACTATTAGATACGAATCATATACTGATAAGTGGCTCAGCGGCTGCATTATGGGAATAGTATGCCCTTCTTGGTGGCTAATAACTTTGCTTTGTATTGCCGCTATAATACGCTTCCGAATACCATTTCAGCGTGTTATCTGGAGGGGCATGCATTCCATCCGTATTATCCACCTTGTTGCTTTATGCTTTTGTATTGGAGCCATATTATTACTTGTAGGTCTAGTGTTGATGGTGCCATAGTTGACCTCAACATAGGGCGTGTTATGCTTGTTGGCATCTGGATAACACTGGTCTATATATATCCTCCTTGGAGAAGGTAGAAAATAATGGCTTCTTGAGGGGTATATACCACTTCGTCACAGGAAAAAGACGAGGAAAATGGGAAAGGCTACTAGTGGGCTAAAAGGATTCACAATGTCGATAATGGTTATAGTATTGCCTGGTAGCATCAGGATCAAGGATCAAGCTCGGAGCAGAGATTCAGAAAGAAGTGTTGTGATTGTAAAAGCGTCCTATAATTTTTGCGGACTTCTAGCAAGAAGGGATCAAACTATTAGGTATTTCCGACTGTCAACGACGTCGCTAATGATCAAGTTCCTAGCCGATTTAGAGGCAATTACAAGTCCCTGCGCTCATCATGATGCACCTGCTCTGTGGTTTCAAGGACAGCCTGCTTCTCAGTGTCCTTAAGGTCGACTTGTGCGACATTTGcgtcatcaccatcgaagATTCTAGCAATCTCCTCCAGAGTAGGGCCCTTAGTCTCAacgtagaagaagaagacaaaggcgAGCTCAACAGCGATCCAAACCTATTTCTCTATTAGTCTTCCAAGCTTAAAGTAAACTCAGAGAAGCGGCACTTACAGTATAGAAGCACCAGAAGTTCCATTTATTGGGAAGGTTTTCGAGAGCGATGGGATTGGTCTGGTTGCCAATGGTGAGGGCAACCTGGATAAAGAAGTTCATGATAGTGAGACCGCGAGCACGGAGTCTGAAGGGGCAGATCTCCAGAGCGTAGGCGACAATCAGACCGGACCAGGCGATGGAGTAGCAAACGTCGAAGAGCCAGATGAGGGCGATCTGGGGGTATCCAAGACGCTTGATCTCGACCTCGCCACCGGCCTCGAAGCGGGCGGCCACAATGgtccaggccaagaagaacaacagcATACCTAGTAAGAAATTAGTCTGAGAAAATGGAAAATCAGGAGATGTTTCTACTTACCAACAGTGGCAGTAAGGAAGAGTGGACGACGGCCGAATTTATCAATTCCCATGGAGCAGCCAATAGCGACGAAAAGCTTGAGCATGTTCTCTCCTGCGTTGAGTCCGGTCTTTTGGGCCTGGTCCTTAATACCAGCGCCCTCATAGATGATGTTGGAATAGTTGCTGATGAGAGCATTTCCAGAGTACTGCGAGATAATACCCAGGGAAACCAAGAGCATGAGACGGTAACGGTTACCGCGGGTTCGGAGGAAATCAAGGTAGCTGCCGCTCTTCTGAGCCTGGTATTCGAGGGCGATggtctccttgatctcggtGTACTCAAACTGCACGGTCGCGTTGTTGGCGTCGCCGTTGGCGTGATACTTGGCAAGGATGTTAAGGGCTTCCTCGTGACGCTCGTGGGCCATGAGCCAACGGGGGGACTCGGGGATCCACCAGATAAATGTGATCTGGATCAAAGATGGCACGGCTTGGATGAGGGTGATGGATCGCCATGAccagttgctgttgatgttgatcgtGCCGAGACCGATGAAAGCGCAGACTTAAGATTTCCGTTAGCAATTGTCTGAGGCTTGCGTGTGGAGTTTGACTTACGAGTGGCACCCAAGTTCCACAGACAGTTGTAGATGGCAGAGACGATGGCACGGTGCTGAGGATGGCAGATCTCGGTGAGGAGAACGGGGCAAGAGAGCTGGGCCAAAGAGTTTCCGAAACCGACGAGGAATCGACCACCAAGGTACACTAGAGAGGATTCATTAGCGCTGCTCGAATACGTGAGTCAGTTAATAACATACTGCCAAATCCGTTGGTGAAGGCGGAGATGAAAGCGCCGAGAATCATGATGAGACATCCCGTGGCAATGGGGATCTTTCGGCCAAAGTGATCAGCCATAAATGGACTACACCAAAAAAGGGTTAGTTCTCTGTTTCGTTTCCACCAATTATCTCCCCGCAGATAGAAGTAACATACGCGAATGGGAAACTGGCAATGCTACCAATCTGGTAGATTGAGTTCAGAATACCAAGCTTGGAGCCCGTGGGGTGACTAAAATAATCCTGCCAATCGTCCATGGCCTGCGACGTGTTCAACATGGATCTGTAACCTCCGCGTTAGCCTGGTCGCATCGCCAAGTATCTGGGCGATCGCTTGGCTTCTTACCCATCGTAACCAGTCGTGGCAGAGCAGACACACAGAATGGCGGCGTAGAAGTACAGCACGCGCATTCCAGGATCAGCCCACCATTTGACCTTTGCGAGCTGAGGAGCCTCAGCCTGCGCGACGGCGAGGTCCTGCTTCTTGGTAGCTGTACCGACAGCGAAACCCACCATTTTGAAAAGATATCTGTGTACAGAAATTGGGGTTGGATTCTGAAAAGCCACAAATGCAAGTGTGATAGCAAAAAGAGTAAAAGCCAACTTGGCGCCAAGCTGGACATTAAATATGAGGAGGCCCTGTCAGGTCAAGGTTACAGATTAACCTATTAACCGGGTCCTGTAATTTACCCCAGTACCCCGGCCCGCGAATATAGGCTAAACTGCCCGCCCAGCCTAATAGGACCGCTCTCCCCGGGTATTTTCCCCAGGTGGTGTGGTCTGCTGGACCCTTTTCTGGGGTTAGCTCCAGTGAACAGAGGGAAAACTCTTAGAGCCG encodes:
- a CDS encoding related to vegetatible incompatibility protein HET-E-1 → MKRFSRFKKKLRSSNSTNEHSPQPKSVPEPASTSQITTPSGHQASGSSLTVPIVGSQVTLSPSAASAEPETVSPPPEESESTILSVPDRLWSKAYNILEEKEPDTVKKYEEILDQVQHEWVDTTAPEELQSLQHCKSLESRQMWRLVYSGLEKSKRQAQLKENISTVIETVDKLKGVVDKAVKYSTEAGIAWAGVSLGLEILSNPMKEPGLNREGIAYVVSRMEWYWNLAELVLQDNSSGSSAALRANLETQITDFYTKLLMFQMRSACLYYRNWAVVILRDAVKLDDWAGELNTIKDAERLICKDIEQYDNQDIRLKLKMIEISAVEQAESLKSICKFLREEARLNEKRRQDDKDNDCIASLLITDPRKDKRRIQKQKGDPLRESYEWILKSDAYQTFMDDPSSRVLWINGPPGKGKTMLLCGIIDELRKGLRPVSFFLCQANVKEEDLSSDIAVMRGLIYVLLEYQPSLMSEIRPSYDKQKDKLFNSINSSELLSDILSNMLQDPSLRGTVLLVDALDECTINRPKLTNLIAGLSKSCSTKWIVSSRDWPEICQELVDATGLISLDLEQERESVSQAVKSFISQKVDDLAKRKWKNDLDLKEKVFHYMQSHADDTFLWVALVCERLDDSGISKRLVEEELVKFPTSLTALYQAMMDRIADSSEADRLKKILALVCVVYRPLKSYEIPTLIDSMDNYDQDDVKDAIACCGSFLTLQNEEIFFVHQSAKEFLLDQGHEVLFPHGTNHKHANIFSRSLEAMENTLRQDIYKLGSPGTLNPVEVPSPDPLCAIKYSCVHWAQHFCKSESLKDPGLLGLRRVLEFFQSKFTNWLEALSLMKELSTAISSIVFLKTTFTGIKMQELIDFINDAHRFVRSHKRAIEISPLQVYCAALIFSPQSSVVRQKFSSQIPEWIIVKPEMENHWDHHIQSIYINHDAHHANHSPDGSYLAISTREGFDVYETVSGNLVHQEKSSRYWKQPVYSPDGLYLCVMNRESIIIFCATTFRLIRELQQPATPQRFFSSKRNNTTIASWGFMNWQPRATQCFFLPETNNITIVIGGDVVVMNWKTEEPISSLNRIVKSSSKIALLNATQIVGISPATTRVEIWDLYTGDCKQHFDWDVKDIGSVACSLDGHRIAAAASRSTIRLWHLDGTLGWVHKHDLNSVDVSCLTFSENSLMLISGSYGSSIMVWDETGCCVKELKGHSEAITYLSIRKNQLASVSWDETVKFWDLSDVVSDQVRQKQRSLSRTCDYSSRTSLQRSYPDRMHSLLFSPTGSMLVSGSPGETHIWDTATDICTDILLSSGASDPMRVSFTPDDKLVAMTDTYGKLGIWEADSLSGVNIDGETGLKIWGSIKDPQTKQHVILPFEKYGKVTQFFYPEDWKVLATSNTGVQEILYPRSGKRVKKQYSIPWTSPLAVYPDDTWILTHGIHRNSFAIREVTYPYDEKDLGSLEADAIPRDTPLLEKPWWRVATRYGVLAVGEPRDFEGTARVGWGLSLKMDWVMRGNERMLWIPAEYRRMALDVNASRVAFVCLSGQIQIMRFR
- a CDS encoding related to hexose transporter protein, whose translation is MVGFAVGTATKKQDLAVAQAEAPQLAKVKWWADPGMRVLYFYAAILCVCSATTGYDGSMLNTSQAMDDWQDYFSHPTGSKLGILNSIYQIGSIASFPFAPFMADHFGRKIPIATGCLIMILGAFISAFTNGFGMYLGGRFLVGFGNSLAQLSCPVLLTEICHPQHRAIVSAIYNCLWNLGATLCAFIGLGTININSNWSWRSITLIQAVPSLIQITFIWWIPESPRWLMAHERHEEALNILAKYHANGDANNATVQFEYTEIKETIALEYQAQKSGSYLDFLRTRGNRYRLMLLVSLGIISQYSGNALISNYSNIIYEGAGIKDQAQKTGLNAGENMLKLFVAIGCSMGIDKFGRRPLFLTATVGMLLFFLAWTIVAARFEAGGEVEIKRLGYPQIALIWLFDVCYSIAWSGLIVAYALEICPFRLRARGLTIMNFFIQVALTIGNQTNPIALENLPNKWNFWCFYTVWIAVELAFVFFFYVETKGPTLEEIARIFDGDDANVAQVDLKDTEKQAVLETTEQVHHDERRDL